The nucleotide window ATGATCGTCCGGCGTATTCAAAGCATCGAAATTATAGTATTCCGTTTCTACATCGGGACCTGTCGCCACTTGGAATCCCATCTGCGTAAAGATGTCTTCGATTTCCTCACGGATGCGGTTGAGCACATGAAGATGGCCTGTAGCAACCCGTCGGCCCGGCAGCGACAAATCAACACTTTGATCCATTGCCTTACGCTGCTGTACAGTACGTTCTAATGCTTTGAAACGTTCGTCAATGGCGGCGGCGAGAATTTCTTTCAAGCTGTTGGCTTGCTGACCGATCTCACGGCGTTCGTCTACGGATGCTTTCGCAAGGCCGCGCAGAATTTCGGTCAATTTCCCTTTGCGCCCTAAGAAGGCGACGCGCAGTTCTTCCAAACTTTTGAGATCGGCTGCCGCGGTAATGCCGGCGAGCCCTTCTTGTCGCAGTGATTCAATCTGTTCTTTCATAAAAAAACACCCTAATTTAACGTGTATAAATAAGGACTGAAGTCCCTGTTGATTGCTCAGGATTAGCGTCCGGATGAGAACACTATTTTCATAAGCCCTATTATATAAATAAAGCTTGCCCAATCCGCACTTGTGTGGCACCTTCCTCGACGGCTATTTCATAATCGTTACTCATTCCCATGCTGCATTCCGGCAAGCCTGACGATTGTGTCAATTCCTTCAAGCTGCGAAAACAAGAACGAAGTACCTGTTCCGGCGCATCAAAGGGAGCCATCGTCATCAAGCCTTTGACCCGCAGGCGATCAAAAGCGCCCATCTCCTTGAGCGCTTCGGGCACTTCCGCAACCGTGAAGCCATGCTTCGACGCTTCTCCGCTGACATTCACTTCAATCAGTATTTCTAAACTTTTATCGTGTTGTTCACAGCGTCGTTGCAGATTCTCTGCAACTTTCACGCGGTCAACGGCATCAGCAACAGAAAATAGGGTGACCACATCGCCTGCCTTGCGTGTTTGTATAGGCGCTATATAGTGCCAGAAGATATCCTTGGGCAGCGCATCAACTTTTGGTTGTGCCGAGGCTAAGCGATTCTCTCCAAAGTGGCGTAAGCCTAAATCATAGAGGACTTGTATTTCATCGACAGACACCGTTTTGGTTATGGCGACCAGCTTGACTGTTGACGCATCACGCCCGCCGCGGACTGCTGCCTCCGTAATTTTTCCCTGAATTTGATTTAGATTATACAACAATCGTTCACGCATGAATGAGATGCCTTTTGCTCCCCTTAGAATGAGCAGGGCAGCGAGTTTAACAAATCTGCCGCACTAGATACAGAACAAGCCAAGCGGATCGGACTACTTCTTTATTAAAAATGGCGCGGCAAGAGGAGTACGCCCAAGTTTCTTTAAAGCGTATTCTGTCATAAATCGACTGCTTTGCTCTTAGGAGTACGCGGCTTGTCACCTATTCAGACACAAGTTTTTTTCTGTGATCTACATGAAAAAGGATTCTTAAAAATCTTGTGTCATTCTATTTTATTTGAAGCCAACCAATACAGGCATATGATCACTTAAGGCGTAGGAAGTGGGGTCGTCAGGATTGGGAACAAAGGGCACTTTGTTGAGCACTTCGGCGCGTTGTCCCCGTTCCGCGAGTTCCGGAGTAGCAACAATGTAATCAATTTGATATTTAGGATCGACGCTGTTAAAGGTCGGCACATCGCCAATACCCAGTTGTGCATTCATGTCCACCAGTCCCGCTTCTTGCAAAAGCTTATGTTCCGGGTCGCCGGGTTTATGATTTAAGTCGCCTTGTAAAAGCACTTCGCCCGTTTTGCGAAGTTTCTCAATCAGGGCAATGATCGCTTCCGTTTCTTGGATGCGAATGTCTTGTTTGTGGGCGTGGAAGTGGGTGGTAATGACATGCAGCGTGCCCCAAGGCGTTTTCAGTTCTGCACGACCCAGATGTCTGGTGAATAGGGCGGAACTATGGGCAGCGCCCGCACTGGGTCGGTCTTCGCTGTCGACAATGTCAAAGCGGGTGACAATAGCGCCGGGAAATCCGCAGGGGTAGCTAGGCGATCCTTTGACACCTGTCGAGAAATAGGCATGCTGCATGTTTAAGGTGAGGGCGAAACGTTCAACGAGGGGTTCAAAAGGTGCTTCAGACAAGTTGATCAGGTCTGGGGAAAATTCAGCCAATGCTTTAGCGGTTACTTCTGGAAGCTGATCGCGGTCCGTTTCTAATTTGCTGCGGTTCTCATCGGTTTCGGGGAAGCCAATGAAGGCAAGCACATTGTACGCGATACTTGTGAATGCGGTCGTATCAGCAGCTGCTAAAGATTTGGCACTTAAGCCAAGTAATCCGGCTCCTGTCAACTGTAAAAATAAACGTCGATCCATTTGTCGCATGATTTTCTCCTTAATTCCAAAAGGTAAAGCCGCCGGTGAGCGCGACCCAATACTGCTGTTGTCTAAGGCGTGTTTACTATAGATCGGATGAACCATAGCACCAGCAATCCAAAGGCTCTTTCTTCGCGTTGCTGTGACATTCGTAATCGAAGGAAGAGGTTTTTGTCGGCTGCTGCGAGCACACCCTATGTCCAGAACTCATTGTAACCAGAACACGTTGTCAGGCGCAAGAAGGGGCAATTCATCGGTCGGGGTAGTCGTGGTACATTAGCGAAGATTACGCATGAGCGCCACGCTGTTGGTGGACCATAGCGCTACGGCAATATCGGGATGTCCGTCATTATCCAAATCGGCGATTTTTAAGGTTCGTGGTTTACCAGGATTAAAGGCATAGGTCTCTGTGCGGAATTGCTGTCTGGCTGAGCTGTCTGTCGACGTGTTCAATAACACCACCACATTGCCCGAGGCATGACAAGCGGCGACGATATCCTTTCTGCCGTTTCCGTTTAAGTCGGCCACAGCAATAGCCCGTATTTCATGTTCGAGGGTGTTGCGGTCTTTTCCAAGCATCAATTCTTGCGACATAGAGTAGGAGAAAGGACCGTCTCCATAAAAGATGACAATGGAGTCGTCTGTGTGGGCGTGGCTTGTTACGATGTCCGGTTTGCCGTCGTTATTCATGTCTTCCACAACCACCGTAGTCGGCAATTCGCCGCGCGTTTTGAAACGGGTCATGGGGATAAACCCGCCTTTGCCTGTTCCGCGAAATAAAGCGATTTCTCCCGTCGTGTAAAGGGTTACGACGAGGTCGGGAATGCCGTCTCCGTCCAGATCCGATAAGGCCATGGCACAAGGGCCGCCGGAAACAGGAATATATTGGGGGGAAGCGAAGATCGTTTCGCTATGCCCCGCCATGAACAAGATAATGTCGCTGCTCCAGCCGGTAGCCAATAAATCGCGTAACCCATCTCCGTTTAAATCGCGGACTAAGACGGAAGTCAGTCCCGGCACGGTGAATAGGGGAATCCCTTCTCCGTCGCGATGGCACAGATAATCCATTCCTGTCTCCGGGATTTTAAACTCGAAGGGTGAAAAGACATCTTCATCTTTGAGATTTAAAAAGACAGAAATATGCCGTTGACGTGAGGCGAGAAAGTTGACCGTTATAATATCAGGCCATTTCAAATTGTCCACATTGGCAATGGCAATGGCATAAGGGGCGCTGCCCGCTTTCAGTGAGGGATGCCGCCTCGTATATTCGAAAGCTTTATCTGCCATGAGTATGGACAATTCATCATTGGCGGGCCTTTCTTCGCGGGGATCGTGAAGTTCACCGCGATCAGCTGTGATGATGTCGGGCAGCCCATCTCCATTTAAATCGGCTATGGCAATGTCATTTGGATTGGGCCCCACTTGCCAGGTTTTTGAGAGCACGGAAAAACTGCGCCCCTGATTGTCGCCCATGACGGTCAGGGGAAAGAATAAAAGATATGCTGTCAACAAGGACAGTAGAAGAACGTTCCCCTTGTGCGGAAAGGCGGGACGACTTCTGTTTACAGGAGTACCATGATTGAGAAAAAACTGTAGCCTTTGCGATGTCATAGAGATTCTTATTTCTCTTTCATCCGCGTCGCTGCCCACTGTGCCGTCAGGTTCATGGCGGCACACAGGCTGTTTTCTCGGGCTCGTCCTGTTCCAGCAATATCATAGGCTGTTCCGTGATCCGGTGAGGTGCGGATAAAGGGCAGCCCCAAGGTCACATGGACACCATCATCCATGGCAACCAATTTGAAAGGAATATGTCCCTGATCATGATACATAGCGATGACCAGATCGAACTCTCCATTATACGCGCGATTAAATACGGTGTCGGGCGCAAGGGGTCCTGCACAATCGATACCGCGGTTTCTGGCTTCCATGGCGGCCGGTCGGATTTCATCGATCTCTTCGCGGCCGAAAGCACCGCCTTCTCCGGCATGGGGATTCAAGCCTGCCAGCACCAGACGGGGATGGGGAAAGCCCAATCGGCATAGGGTGTCATATCCCATTTCAATGGCTTGAAGGACCAGATCTTTTTTAACGGCCGCCACCGCTTCCGCCATGGATAGATGGGCGGAAATATGGACAATGCGAAGGCGTTCATGGAAAAGACTCATGTGGCAATGCTCTACGCCGGCAATGGATTGAAGCATGGGCGTGTGGCCGGGAAATTTAGAGCCGGAACGAAGGAGTCCCTCTTTGTTGACCGGACAGGTTACGACGCCGTGGATTTGTCCTGCCATGGCGAGGCGCGCGGCTTTTTCAATCCACACTGCCGCTGAGCGCGACGCTTCCGGATCCAGTACGCCCGGCTGGATTGCGGGAGCGGGAGCGCCTGCATTCATGATGGGTACAGCGGGAGAAGACAAATCAATTTCTTTGACGTCGGTAATCTCGTAGAGGGGCGGCATGGAACGTATTGTTCTGCCCGCATTTTCCAGAGCCGCCTTATCGCCGATCACCAGAGGCAGACAGCAGTCTTGCCAGTTTCGAGACGATAAAGCTTTGGCCAATATTTCCGGGCCAATGCCGTTGGGATCACCCATAGTCAGGCCAAGTATAGGCCGAATTAAAACCGGTTTCTTATCCTGTTGCATGGTAGGGCACTCCTCTGACAGATTGCTGCTTTGTCAGGCGCACCGGATAAACCTATGTTCAGGTGTGCTTGTCTCGACAGCCGAACTGTTTTTGTTAAGGCTTCTTGAATGTCCTAAATAACGAATGGTTCATTCTAACACGAGTATTATCTTTCCGGGTAATTACTGAAGTGCCCTGCAAATTTTGCAGCCTCCTATAGACGGGGTTCCGGATTTTGCAGACGCTTCATGCAAGTGCGGCGTCCTATAAAGCTTCAAAATACAAAACACTATTGCAGAAAATTACGGTCATAAGGGCTTTCCCCTTGTAAAATGGCTTGAACCTTCGGTTGTGGTTGTCATTACAGCAGCGATAAGAGAGCCGAATAGAGAGATGGCATGTATCTTGCTCATTACTATTCAGAAGCTTAGAAGAAGAAAAACTTAAGATGCCGGTAAGGCAAGAAAGGAGTCAGTTATGACTATGAAACATTTAAAAATTGTGTTGGTCCTAATGCTAGTGATAAGCGGGTTCGCTTGGGCAGAAGGCAAGAAAGACACCGACCGAACAGAGACGGCGCCCGCTGTGCGCGGTCAAGGTCGTGCTTACAATTGTCCGCAATTTGTAGATGCTGACGGTGACGGTGTTTGTGATCGTTTTGTGGACGCTGACGGCGACGGTATTTGTGATTATTGGCAGAATCGCGCCGGTCGCGGTTATGGGCAAAGAATGGGACGCGGCAGGGGCGCCGGCGGCGGCTATGGCCGTTTCAGAAATGCTGATGTGGGCATAGACACGGACGGAGACGGCATTATCGATAGAAGACCGCAGCGGCTGGGTCTTGGCGGCCGTGGCCGTGGTGTAGACTGCCCCAATTTTGTCGACGCTGACGGCGACGGTATTAACGATAACTTTGTGGATGCCGACGGGGACGGTATCTGTGATCGATGGAAGGAACGCCGTGGAATGGATGGACGGGGCAGAGGAATCTTTTGTCCCAATTTTGTCGACGCTGACGGCGACGGTATTAACGACAACTTTGTAGATGCAGATGGTGACGGTATTTGTGATAATTGGGCTGCCGGTGGACGGAGCGGCATGGGCCGTGGCGTAGGCAGAGGCATGGGTGGCGGAGCGGGCGGAGGCTATGGCATGGGGCGTGGCGGCGGTGGTAGGGGCCTGGGAAGGGGTGTGGGCGGCGGCGGTAGGGGCTATGGCATGGGTCGCGGCGCAGGCTGTGGCATGCGCACGGGAGTTGGAAGCGATGCCTGTCAGTACGGCACACCCTCCACAAAATAAGCTGAGAATCTTTGTTGAAATCGAATAATGCGGCGGCCGCGGGATCCCCTTCCTGCGGCCGCATTTTATGATGGTTCTACGAGAATGATGAGAATTCGAGTCTCTGTGCACATACCCCGACTCTCTTCCCTATGTTTTTGATTCCGCTGCTCCGGTACAAGAAGAAATCTCCGAGACGGCAGACGTGATTAAGACCGCGGGAAATGCAGACAAGATAACCGTATAAGTACAGCAGTTTTTTTGCTGTTGACCTATTTCCTTGGGTAGGATCAAGTTTCGTTGGTACCAGCCTGTTGTTAAGAAAGAAAAAATAGTGTTTCCGTATACGTTCCTTAGCGGGGGCATTATTTTTTATAGGGTTCCGTCCTAATTTTTTTGAACCGCCGATTAAGATTGACGCGATGCCTTGTCGATAGGGTACAATCAAGGTGTAGGGTGAAGGACAATTGAAAAAACATTTGTACTGTTCAAGTATTTACCCTGTGTGAATGAAGTATCCATACGAAACGGCTCGCGGCTATGTGGCGATTTATTCAATTAACAGATACGCATTTGGCAAGTGAACAGAATGGGATTTGGAACAATCGTTTTCTGTGCTCCATGATGCCGGACATCATGGCGTGTCTGAAACGAGATTTGAAAACGCTCAACCCCGATTTTTTATTGGTTACGGGGGACATTGTCAGTCACAACACGCGGGAAGCCGTATTTCACGCACGGAATATGCTGGACACCCTCGGGCGGCCCTACTATCCGGCGGGAGGCAATCATGATTTTTTCAGTCCGGAATCCCGAGGCTGGTTTTTAGAAGCCTACGCCCATCGTTTGCCGACGAGCAACACCGTCTACAGTTTTCTTCATAAAAATCTTCGCTTTTGTGTGTTGGATCCTTGGTGGCTTTGGCGTGACGGATCCATGATGCCTTTTAAAGAAATACAGGATGAAGGACAAGAGGATGAGCAGGAGGCGCCGCCGCGTTGGGCACTGCCGCCCGAACAATTTGTCTGGCTTGAAAGTGTATTGTCTGCCTTTCCCAAGGAACCTGTTTGCGTGGTCACCCATTACCCTGTTTTTTCTTTGGAAGAACGCTTCAGCCAACCTGATTATAAATTCGCCGGCGCCTTAGAAAATGGTGATATGTTGGTGAGCCTTTTAAAGCGTCATCACCAGGTCAAAATTGTGTTTTCCGGGCATGCCCATACCAATGCGATTATGGAATACGGGGAGGTGATGTACGTATGCACCGCTGCTTTGCCGGAGTATCCCAGTGAGTTTAGGGTGGTCTCTGTTTATGACGATCACATCAGCATAAAAACACAGGGACTGAGCAACCAAGATTTCGCGAAGCAATCCCTTATCCCGGGGCATGAATACACGGCAGGTACGGCTGAAGATCGAAGCGCAACGATTTATTTCGACAAGAAAGTTTAGTTCTTAGAACCAAAGATACGTCTGAAATAATCAGGATTATCCAAACACTCCAGATCGATTTTTATAAACTGATCCATCTCTTGATCTGAAATTGGCGTTCTTGGTAAGCGCTTGTGATATTTATTCTCCAGTATACGTTTTATGGAGGGAGGGATGGTAGGTCGTCCGCCTGCGGGCGGAAAGGAAATAGACCCTGACTCAAGGAAAGCGGCGATCACCTCTGCCAGATGTTCTTTCTTTTCATCCAGGGTACCATGTTCGAGGACCTGCCTTTTTAAGGGAATGATTTTGTCGCGAAACAGTACGGACAGTTCTTCACAGTGGCGGCACGCGAAAACAGTGATGATCTCTTTCGGCATTCCGTCTTTATGCTGAACGATTTCGTTGCAATGTGGGCAACGTAAAGACTCCATATGATATCATTCCTTATTGACAGTTGTTTCTACCCTTTTACTTTAACGTTTATTGAGGGTAAAATTCAAACTTTAGTGTTATTTAACACGCCATAAAAGCAGAACACTCAATGAAAAGGATTTATTGCGTATTGTTCGAGTATGTGCAAATCCTGCCTGTGCTTTCACAGTAAAGGGTGATCTTAGGCTTTAAAAAAGAGAAGAGTATACGACGCTATACGAAGAAAGGAACGTAAATATGAAATCGCGACAGATCTGTGATCGTGTAAGTTTGATAGGGGCTGTGGATTGGAACCGCCGGCTTTTTGACTCGCTGATTCCTTTGCCCGATGGCACCAGCTATAACGCCTATCTTGTCAAGGGATCCGAGAAAACCGTTTTAATTGATGCCGTCGATCCGCCGATGGCTTCGGTGCTGATGCGCCAGCTTGAACCTGTTGAACAAGTTGATTATTTCATATCACAGCACGCCGAACAGGATCATGCGGGCGTGATACCGGAAGTTTTAAACAAATATCCCAATGCCATTTTATTGTGTACGCCCAAAGCGAAAGACTTGCTCTTGGATCATCTGGACATTTCCGAAGAACGTATCCGAACCGTTGCTGACGGAGAAGAACTTTCTCTAGGCGATCGAACACTCAAGTTTATTCATACACCTTGGGTACATTGGCCGGAAACAATGTGCACCTATCTGCCTGAGGATAAGATTTTATTCTCCTGTGACCTTTTCGGTTCTCATCTCGCCACTTCACGCTTGTATGCCGGTGACGATCCCTATGTGGTGGTGGCGGCAAAACGTTACTATGCAGAAATCATGATGCCTTTCCGAAAAATCATTGCCACCCATCTCACCAAATTGAGCGCCTATGATTACAACTGTATCGCGCCCAGTCATGGTCCCTTGTATGACAATCCCGACCTGATTCTAAATGCGTACAAAGAATGGATTTCTGACGCTGTCGCCAACAAAGTGGTTATCCCCTATATTTCGATGCACGGCAGCACGGAAATCATGGTCAACTATTTGGTTTCCATTCTGGCTGAATACGGTATTGAAGTCCAACCTTTTGACTTGACCGTTACCGACATAGGTAATCTTGCCATGGCACTGGTGGATGCAGCAACGATCGTTATCGGCACGCCCACCGTTCATTTTGGACCCCATCCCAATGTTTACGCGGCCACCCACCTTGCCAACATGCTGAAGCCAAAGCTGCGCTATGCCGCCATTATCGGGTCTTATGGATGGGGGACGAAAGCAATTGAACAGATTGCTGCGCTCATCCCCAATCTTAAGGTAGAAGTGCTTGACTCGGTCATGTGCAAAGGAGTGCCCAGAAAAGAAGCGTTGGCGCATCTTGATGCCTTGGCAGCGGCGATCAATGAAAAGCATCAGCAATTGGATTGATTATCGGCTGCCTGCTCTCTTTTGAGCCCGAAATTCTTTGCCCGCTGCCGTAAGGGCTAAGCCTGTTTATTACACGCGTTTAGAGTCACAAGCGCAATATGTAGGGATTGTGTGCAGCACCACCCACAACATTTAGTTGCAATTCTCCATGGCATCTGCTAGAATGAGTCTGATGATTTAGCCGCAGCCACGGGAGAATTTGACAGTGGATGAAGATGGAATAGTCAGTCTAAAAGTCAAACGGTTTTTGTGGGGAGTTATCTTACTCGTTGTCAGCCTTGCGCTTTTTTTTGCGTTGCTGTCTGATTATGATTATTCCCAACAAAACGCTGATAACACCATGATCGGCGTTGAGCCTGCTGTAAATTGGTTGGGACCCGTCGGGGCGACAATCGCAGGTCTTCTAGTCATCTTTTTTGGAGATGCGTCCCACATCATCTATGCCATTACTTTTTTATGGGCATTGAGACTCATTGCAAACAGGCCTTTCGGTTTTATTTTGCTTCGGTTTTTGGGGCTCAGTTTATGTGTTATCAGTGGCGCCAGTTTCATCGAGATGATCCCTTTTAGTAATGCGGCAGGGGATCGCGTGGGCGGCGCTTTTGGTTCCTTTTTCACATAACATGTTACAGATCAAAATTTTTGGCTCTTCGTTTTCATGTGGAGTGCCTTGGTACTGATAGGCTTTTTCCTTTCCACGGGAGGTCTCGGAACCATATTTTCTACTGTTACGGGTACTTCTTTCCGTATCATCGCAAAAAGCGGCATGCTTTTTCTTTCCCTGATTTGGAAAGGCTTGCTAAAGATTAGCGGATTGAAATCAGCTAAGGCGCAGGACGACGCATTGACTCCTATTACAGATTTTTGTGAACAGATTCCCGAAGGCGCTTTTCCGCCGGAACCTCCCCAAAAATGGTTTCGAAGAACCCGTAAAGTGCTGCGTTTTCTGCTGCCGCAAATTACGGTGGAAACGGTTACCGTTGAGATGAAGGACAATCCTAAAGGAAAGTACGCGCAGATTTTGGAAGAGGACTTCCAAGAAGAAGTCTTTGATTCAGAAACAGAAGTGCCCGCCGCTCCGGCGCAGTCCACAGCCGCGCCTGAGTTGATAGATCAGGAGGATGTTCCCTCCCAAGCGCCCATCATTGAGACCTACACTCCCGATGATTTTGAAGAAACAGAGTCGGAGACGGAAGAGAGCGACAGCGATTTCTCCACAGAGGACAGTCCTTTTGGTGAAATTCCTGATCTGGATTTTTCTGCTGATGACGGCGCTGCTCTCGATGAAACATTGGGGATGGGAGATGAAGAAGCCCTTACAGAAGAGACGGGCG belongs to Candidatus Hydrogenedentota bacterium and includes:
- a CDS encoding FprA family A-type flavoprotein translates to MKSRQICDRVSLIGAVDWNRRLFDSLIPLPDGTSYNAYLVKGSEKTVLIDAVDPPMASVLMRQLEPVEQVDYFISQHAEQDHAGVIPEVLNKYPNAILLCTPKAKDLLLDHLDISEERIRTVADGEELSLGDRTLKFIHTPWVHWPETMCTYLPEDKILFSCDLFGSHLATSRLYAGDDPYVVVAAKRYYAEIMMPFRKIIATHLTKLSAYDYNCIAPSHGPLYDNPDLILNAYKEWISDAVANKVVIPYISMHGSTEIMVNYLVSILAEYGIEVQPFDLTVTDIGNLAMALVDAATIVIGTPTVHFGPHPNVYAATHLANMLKPKLRYAAIIGSYGWGTKAIEQIAALIPNLKVEVLDSVMCKGVPRKEALAHLDALAAAINEKHQQLD
- a CDS encoding VCBS repeat-containing protein; its protein translation is MLSKTWQVGPNPNDIAIADLNGDGLPDIITADRGELHDPREERPANDELSILMADKAFEYTRRHPSLKAGSAPYAIAIANVDNLKWPDIITVNFLASRQRHISVFLNLKDEDVFSPFEFKIPETGMDYLCHRDGEGIPLFTVPGLTSVLVRDLNGDGLRDLLATGWSSDIILFMAGHSETIFASPQYIPVSGGPCAMALSDLDGDGIPDLVVTLYTTGEIALFRGTGKGGFIPMTRFKTRGELPTTVVVEDMNNDGKPDIVTSHAHTDDSIVIFYGDGPFSYSMSQELMLGKDRNTLEHEIRAIAVADLNGNGRKDIVAACHASGNVVVLLNTSTDSSARQQFRTETYAFNPGKPRTLKIADLDNDGHPDIAVALWSTNSVALMRNLR
- a CDS encoding YggS family pyridoxal phosphate-dependent enzyme, encoding MRERLLYNLNQIQGKITEAAVRGGRDASTVKLVAITKTVSVDEIQVLYDLGLRHFGENRLASAQPKVDALPKDIFWHYIAPIQTRKAGDVVTLFSVADAVDRVKVAENLQRRCEQHDKSLEILIEVNVSGEASKHGFTVAEVPEALKEMGAFDRLRVKGLMTMAPFDAPEQVLRSCFRSLKELTQSSGLPECSMGMSNDYEIAVEEGATQVRIGQALFI
- the pdxA gene encoding 4-hydroxythreonine-4-phosphate dehydrogenase PdxA encodes the protein MQQDKKPVLIRPILGLTMGDPNGIGPEILAKALSSRNWQDCCLPLVIGDKAALENAGRTIRSMPPLYEITDVKEIDLSSPAVPIMNAGAPAPAIQPGVLDPEASRSAAVWIEKAARLAMAGQIHGVVTCPVNKEGLLRSGSKFPGHTPMLQSIAGVEHCHMSLFHERLRIVHISAHLSMAEAVAAVKKDLVLQAIEMGYDTLCRLGFPHPRLVLAGLNPHAGEGGAFGREEIDEIRPAAMEARNRGIDCAGPLAPDTVFNRAYNGEFDLVIAMYHDQGHIPFKLVAMDDGVHVTLGLPFIRTSPDHGTAYDIAGTGRARENSLCAAMNLTAQWAATRMKEK